One segment of Bombus pascuorum chromosome 6, iyBomPasc1.1, whole genome shotgun sequence DNA contains the following:
- the LOC132908307 gene encoding uncharacterized protein LOC132908307 isoform X2 — protein MAQYYNFVTNASGTLTLEEVQRICSVEGQSVQLVVEDINNGGNGSQQFLAYTTAPQNSGQAIFSQQINLGSQISATQLDQGQNVFIIKTNTNELTSPQGVLKATTVNDNTVGGNIVNIVDNKGSKTFIGCNNDGQQIQWIKMQENSINVNAVSKQNALISEKIQTGNLYENQNNTSSQNLLHGRCELSSSNTEIVKRKPLKSYQNRNRLSTNSVQIGTSSIDKVNVTNNIGTQIPNANASIRASTPLSNKTISPIGQNVTKISTQVHSPLSAIHSRPPAPTLPKSSLKVQQPKMEQTRLKQLQNQRQKQTTPQKSQYEPSPLSSPSQNVLNTMDVESLESSLLNEKDSINQQSFPSQTDSENGSTESIAYLEKVIHNPTNTKVQPQIQGNTAKMLVMLSNGEQRLITFDIPNEDCTVQDLLEQANIVFCGKTSVSLVSDPMLGINYIVEAAPGAVASYDMGENDSSQDSANTNLDNSHSSPDENSNPVQQNEEPIYIDGMLAVCSHCGISSIDFNRCLRCKRKLPKDVKSISMTTMGIQEKRETMLTIDTFYKKNNERNSSAKLEKLERDGSVYKRGRGRGRGGVSRSRPIHKEPECLTISSDEEEEGKIKRPDGSSNNIFSNDATNSFSEEMETILEKEPVITNNSTSSMSSDYAMESEDIKDNSLQSPHTSLLCRTVRIGSYKYVPRERVIISQTGVRFGVPLLEDDKTFVALEVKIQDIVKVLIHFGKAMPVLFFYTSTNTGAMIRELLGMQDPKGPYYDPAGKDHTHKRITLLPEKLSEESKVVLKSLFSRRRLLEELSSKEANDILVRASPKDKLKIQSTSRKENQTGTTTNSNVNGGIQTITVYPPPPAKGGIAINTEDYLCLGEDQFLNDVIIDFYLKYLTLEVLSESDQHRTHVFSSYFYKRLTSPHAQAGESNVPLSPAAKRHARVQKWTKNVNIFEKDFIIIPINEHAHWFLAIICFPGLVGKVFAQPKRSDENDVRKTVQKSKKLKEVKLQAVTIGSTTLKPVTTTVTIDQGDDGSERDEAEGDDEEMEMDSEDDDESENAENKGLSPNVEPNIQQEKETIKVPCILIFDSLAGASRARVVATLRDYLSCEYVAKMGNEKVFSKDTIKGASLKVPQQSNFTDCGLYVLQYVESFFKNPIKDYTLPIKTLKNWFEEIVVTRKREELSKLLINLMIAGKGDRNITIPTVNFPTQDGKLKTKAENHVDIKSVKTDVEDKKKPILDGENRISNNMPNQTENTEPATEVVGRTTYQIIPYSPCTSSSSSESNSTEMFTETKTPHPRSSSETMSYLKSKRISRLMIKTENQDDSQVAKKHKGESFDSCK, from the exons ATGgcacaatattataatttcgtgACCAATGCCAGTGGTACATTAACACTTGAAGAAGTGCAGAGAATTTGCTCTGTTGAGGGACAAAGTGTACAATTAGTTGTTGAAGACATAAATAATGGTGGTAATGGTTCTCAACAATTTTTGGCTTATACCACTGCACCACAAAACAGCGGGCAAGCGATATTTTCACAGCAAATTAATTTAGGGAGTCAAATTTCTGCAACACAATTGGATCAAGG ACAAAACGTTTTTATAAtcaaaacaaatacaaatgaaTTAACTTCACCCCAAGGTGTATTAAAGGCTACAACAGTAAATGATAATACTGTAGGAGGgaatattgtaaacattgtGGATAATAAAg GTTCCAAAACATTTATAGGTTGTAATAATGATGGACAACAAATACAATGGATAAAAATGCAAGAAAATAGTATTAATGTAAATGCAGTTTCAAAACAGAATGCATTGATATCAGAAAAAATTCAAACTGgcaatttatatgaaaatcaaaataatactTCTTCACAA aatcttcTACATGGACGTTGTGAATTATCTTCTTCGAATactgaaattgtaaaaagaaaaccaCTTAAATCATACCAAAACAGAAATCGATTATCAACAAATAGTGTACAAATAGGAACATCATCCATTGACAAGGTGaatgtaacaaataatattggaACTCAAATACCAAACGCTAATGCGTCTATCAGAGCATCTACACCACTttctaataaaacaattaGTCCCATTGGACAGAATGTGACAAAAATTTCTACACAAGTACATTCTCCTTTGAGTGCAATTCATAGTAGACCTCCAGCTCCTACCTTGCCAAAAAGTTCCTTAAAAGTGCAACAGCCTAAAATGGAACAAACAAGATTAAAACAATTGCAAAATCAAAGGCAG AAACAAACCACACCGCAAAAATCTCAGTACGAACCATCACCACTTTCATCTCCATCTCAAAATGTGCTTAATACTATGGATGTTGAATCTCTGGAATCTTCATTGCTCAATGAAAAAGATTCAATAAATCAACAAAGTTTTCCTTCGCAAACTGATTCAGAAAATGGTTCTACTGAAAGTATAGCTTATCTTGAGAAAGTTATTCATAATCCAACAAATACTAAAGTTCAACCTCAAATACAAGGAAATACTGCAAAAATGTTAGTTATGCTTTCAAATGGTGAACAGAGATTAATTACATTTGACATACCTAACGAAGATTGTACAGTTCAAGATTTACTGGAACAG GCAAACATTGTATTTTGTGGAAAAACAAGTGTCTCTTTAGTTTCCGATCCTATGTTGGGTATCAATTACATTGTAGAAGCTGCGCCTGGTGCAGTTGCTTCGTATGATATGGGTGAAAATGATAGTTCTCAAGATAGTGCAAATACTAATTTAGACAATTCTCATAG TTCGCCAGATGAGAATAGTAATCCTGTACAACAAAATGAG GAACCTATATACATTGATGGAATGTTGGCTGTCTGTTCCCATTGTGGTATCAGTTCTATTGACTTTAATCGATGTCTAagatgtaaaagaaaattacctAAAGATGTGAAATCTATATCAATGACAACAATGGGTATtcaagaaaagagagaaactaTGCTAACTATTGAC actttttacaagaaaaataacgaacgaAATTCATCGGCAAAATTAGAGAAACTGGAACGAGATGGGTCTGTGTATAAACGTGGAAGGGGAAGAGGAAGAGGCGGCGTTTCAAGATCAAGGCCTATTCATAAAGAGCCag AGTGTCTGACAATATCATCTGACGAAGAGGAGGAAGGCAAAATTAAAAGACCGGACGGCTCTagtaacaatatattttcaaacgacGCAACTAATAGTTTTAGTGAAGAAATGGAAACCATTCTTGAGAAAGAACCAGTAATTACGAACAATTCTACTTCTAGTATGAGTTCTGATTATGCTATGGAGAGTGAAGATATTAAAG ataattCTCTTCAATCTCCACATACTTCTTTGTTGTGTCGAACAGTAAGGATAGGATCTTATAAATATGTTCCTCGAGAGAGAGTCATAATCTCGCAAACTGGAGTAAGATTTGGTGTACCCCTATTAGAGGATG ATAAAACTTTTGTAGCATTAGAAGTTAAAATCCAAGATATAGTAAAAGTGCTAATTCATTTTGGCAAAGCAATGCCagtgcttttcttttatacatCTACTAATACTGGAGCTATGATTCGCGAATTATTAGGAATGCAGGACCCAAAAGGACCATATTATGATCCTGCTGGAAAAG ATCATACACATAAACGAATAACTTTGCTACCAGAGAAATTATCCGAAGAATCGAAAGTTGTGCTAAAATCTTTGTTTTCACGAAGACGCTTGTTAGAAGAATTAAGCTCAAAGGAGGCAAATGATATCCTTGTACGAGCATCGCCGAAAGAT AAGCTAAAAATACAAAGCACATctagaaaagaaaatcaaactGGAACAACAACTAATTCAAATGTCAATGGTGGTATACAGAC AATAACTGTATATCCTCCACCACCTGCAAAAGGCGGTATAGCGATCAACACTGAAGATTATTTATGTCTTGGAGAGGATCAGTTTTTAAACGATGTAATTATAGACTTctatctaaaatatttgacaTTGGAGGTGTTATCAGAATCTGATCAACATAGAACTCATGTATTcagttcatatttttataaacgatTAACAAGTCCACATGCTCAAGCAGGTGAAAGTAACGTACCTCTTTCACCCGCTGCCAAGAGACATGCAAGAGTACAAAAGTGGACGAAAAACGTTAACatatttgaaaaagatttcattataatacCTATAAATGAACA tgCCCATTGGTTTTTGGCTATTATCTGTTTCCCTGGTTTGGTGGGTAAAGTTTTTGCACAGCCAAAACGAAGCGATGAAAATGATGTTCGCAAGACCGtacaaaaaagtaaaaaattaaaggaagTGAAACTACAAGCTGTCACGATTGGAAGTACAACTCTTAAACCAGTGACAACTACTGTGACTATAGATCAAGGTGATGATGGTTCAGAAAGAGACGAAGCTGAAGGTGATGACGAAGAAATGGAGATGGATAGCGAAGATGAT GATGAATCAGAAAATGCAGAAAATAAAGGTTTATCTCCGAATGTCGAACCAAATATACAACAGGAGAAAGAGACTATAAAAGT accctgcatattaatatttgactCTCTTGCGGGGGCAAGTCGAGCACGCGTAGTAGCTACATTAAGAGATTACTTAAGCTGTGAGTATGTTGCAAAAATGGGAAATGAGAAAGTGTTTTCGAAAGATACTATTAAAGGAGCATCGTTGAAAGTTCCTCAGCAATCAAATTTCACTGATTGCGGATTATATGTATTACAATACGTAGAGAGCTTCTTTAAA aATCCAATTAAAGATTATACGTTGCCAATAAAGACACTGAAAAATTGGTTCGAGGAAATAGTAGTAacaaggaaaagagaagaactCTCTAAACTATTGATTAACTTAATGATTGCAGGAAAAGGAGATAGAAACATAACAATACCAACTGTAAATTTTCCCACGCAAGATGGTAAACTGAAAACTAAGGCTGAGAATCATGTTGATATAAAATCTGTGAAAACAGATGTTGAAGATAAGAAAAAGCCTATACTAGATGGGGAAAATCGTATTAGTAATAATATGCCAAATCAAACAGAAAATACAGAACCAGCTACCGAGGTAGTTGGTAGAACTACATACCAGATCATTCCGTATTCTCCATGTACAAGTTCTAGCTCATCCGAAAGTAATTCAACAGAAATGTTTACTGAGACTAAGACTCCGCATCCAag atCGTCAAGCGAAACAATGTCCTACTTAAAGTCAAAACGGATTTCCAGGTTAATGATAAAAACTGAGAATCAAGATGATTCTCAAGTGGCCAAAAAGCACAAAGGAGAATCATTTGATTcttgtaaataa